Within Nitrospira sp., the genomic segment CATGTCGCAATAAAAAAGCCCAAGGCATCCTTCGATACCTTGGGCTCCGGTCTGCAACGACCTCTGGCCTCATTCCTACTCGTACATGACAGGAGTGTTGCTTCCCATCACGACTACTTACTTGATACGATTTCTCAATATCATCTATAGAAACGGCTGTCAACTTCTTTTTCTGCATTGTGGCTCACTGGTTTCAAGTGTATCTTCCTAGAGCTCCCGAGGAGCGAAGGTCAACGAATCAACAGAGTGTGTCGATTCACAGGCTTGGAGCAAGGATGTGCCTCTGCGCTTGGCCTACGGTTCTGCCGTCGATGCGCCTGCCGCTTGAGCCACCACACGCGCAAGGCGGTGACGTACAGCACGAGGGGGATCAGTCCAGCGAAGAACACAATCCAGCGGCCGATCATTCCGAACGCCTCGCCGTTATGCAGGGGAAAGAGCCAGGCCACAAAGGTGTGTCCCGCTGTGGACGTCCGCCAATCGCGCACTTTGAGCACGGCCCCGCTGTATTGATCCAGCCAGACCATGCTGTTTCCCGCTGACTCGCGTACATCTCCGGGCCGATACATCATCATCTCGTACGCATCTACTGCCTCATGAGGAATGCCGATGTACGTGATCCGGCCATCCGGAAACAGGTGCTGGGCCAGTTCGACCGCTTGCTCGGCGGAAAGAGGAGGGGTCCCCGAGGCCGGATGGGACTGCACGGCCCCGTCCTCGTCTGATTCGTCGACCGGGGAAAACGCGGACACCAGCGGGATCACATAGCTCGGGAACGCCAAATACACACCCGTGAACGCGAGCACGGTCAGTACGATCGCGCTGTATGCCCCAGTGACTTTGTGCCACTGATATTGTCGACGGATCCGGCTGCCGCCCGTGACGGGGAGAAACGCCTGCCGGACCTTCCCCGAACGAGGCCACCAAAGAAACAGGCCCGTGCCGATCGAGAT encodes:
- a CDS encoding PepSY domain-containing protein; amino-acid sequence: MPSASSTPTVIVPLGEGKVSLPVQTILRCSLRGVWLRTHLYLGLFGGALFVLMSLTGSFLVFYKAIDEWLNPAQLTTSGSGPHKPLNEVVATAQATVPAGGWLDSLELPAHEREVVRAWHKVPTDKLDHFRWYLVTIDPYAGSVLGRDREWGTYLVSFVYELHESLLIDELGRTLVGCVAILLLISIGTGLFLWWPRSGKVRQAFLPVTGGSRIRRQYQWHKVTGAYSAIVLTVLAFTGVYLAFPSYVIPLVSAFSPVDESDEDGAVQSHPASGTPPLSAEQAVELAQHLFPDGRITYIGIPHEAVDAYEMMMYRPGDVRESAGNSMVWLDQYSGAVLKVRDWRTSTAGHTFVAWLFPLHNGEAFGMIGRWIVFFAGLIPLVLYVTALRVWWLKRQAHRRQNRRPSAEAHPCSKPVNRHTLLIR